The Opitutus sp. ER46 genome contains the following window.
CCCACGGGTTCGCCGACTACTTTGTCCAAATCCCCTTCACCGCCGGTGCGCTGCTGCAGGCCGCCCGCGTAGACAGCGTGGACTTGGCGGAGAGCCAGATCGTCAGCGCGGACGGCGCTGCCATTGGGGCCGCGTTGCTGGCGCGCCGCGGCTGGACGTGCCGGTTGGCCGGGATGTGCCTGGTGCCCGAGGCGCGGAGACGCGGCGCTGGCGAAGCGTTCGTCCGGCATCTCGTCGCGATGGCGAAAGCCCGGGGTGATCGCTCCTTCGTCCTCGAGGTCATCGAGCAGAACGCGCCGGCGGTCGCGTTGTACCGGAAGTGCGGCTTTCGCGAACTCCGACGGCTGCTTGGCTTCGCCCGGACAACCGAGATTGGGGCGACCGCCGAGCGCGCCTCTGCCTGCGCCCTCACCGAGATTGATCCGGCCGAGATGCCCCAGCACATGGCCAACGTCGGCACTGACTGGCCATGGCAGATTTCCGCCGCCACCGCGGCCCAGTTCGCGCCGCCGCTCCGCGCGTTTCGGCTCGGCGACGCGGGCGTTGCGGTGGCCTGCCCCGACCAAGGCGACGTCGTGATCCGGGCCCTCGGCCACCCAGCTGACGCCGCCGGGACGCGGGCCGCGACGGCGCTGCTGCGTGCGCTGCCGGCGCATTTTTCCGGCCGGCGGTGCGTGATCAAAGCCGTCTGGCCCGAAGCCGCCGCCGTCGTGTTCGTCGAGGCGGGGTTCCAACGCACCGAGTTGACCCAACTCCAGATGCACCGCGCGCTCACCGCCGGCGTGAGCGGCGCGTGAACCGGCCGCCCGGCGGTGCGCGCGAGGACGAGGGCGCACCGCCGTTCTCTCCGCCGGGCCAACCAGTCAGGCCCGGCGGAGAGAACGGCTGCGATTACCGCCCCTTCATCAGCGGCGAATGCAATCGTCGGGATTCTCCCCCGGCTCCTGCGCCCAAGGCGGCTACTCCGACCGTTCCTCGAGGCGGGTCCGCTGGCGGTGATCCTTGTAGATCTTCTTCCAGCGATCGCGGTGTTCGCGCGCAAGCTGCGG
Protein-coding sequences here:
- a CDS encoding GNAT family N-acetyltransferase — encoded protein: MSLAFTSLSTFGLEPAAAVLTHGFADYFVQIPFTAGALLQAARVDSVDLAESQIVSADGAAIGAALLARRGWTCRLAGMCLVPEARRRGAGEAFVRHLVAMAKARGDRSFVLEVIEQNAPAVALYRKCGFRELRRLLGFARTTEIGATAERASACALTEIDPAEMPQHMANVGTDWPWQISAATAAQFAPPLRAFRLGDAGVAVACPDQGDVVIRALGHPADAAGTRAATALLRALPAHFSGRRCVIKAVWPEAAAVVFVEAGFQRTELTQLQMHRALTAGVSGA